The Episyrphus balteatus chromosome 3, idEpiBalt1.1, whole genome shotgun sequence genome segment ttttagcaaaaaataaaaatttccaaggatcaaatttttaagaccctctaaaattttttttttcaaaaaaatatgcagAAAAGTTTCAAAGTTCATTATAAAAATGATCATTTACGGCTTACTTACTTGGAGTAAATGCTTGAATTCCTTGTTTTCGCTCATACCAATGTGAATCACCTCTCTTCAATCGAAGAAATTGATCCGATACGATACATGTTAGCGTTGGTCCAAATATTGAACCTTCAATTGGGGGTTCACTTAAGGCCCCAGGTCTACATCATCTGgggagctaaaaaaaatacataaagaaaCATAATTTAGCATTTTGTTTCAATTCTTACTCATAAATATCCCGAATCGACTTCAAAGATTCAGGTTCAATAGCTGCTTCCATTTGTTGCCACGTCTTGATAGCTGGAAATCCACAATGTTTACGAAATACTGGATAGCTTGGTAATCCATGATCACGACCTCTTTGAATGTTCAACGAAACCAAATCTAAACCACATATTGGAATATCATCCTCAGCAGTGTTTTCAAAGAGTTTTTCCGTCAGTTCGATTGTAAAGAAACGATCCACTTTTGAAACAGGGTTATTGACACTCAGTTCGATAGCCTTGTCAATTCCTCGACTAGCCCATAAAGAATATGGGTTAAAGAGCATCTTGTGGAGTTCTATTGATCCTTGAGTGGTGTTATCCTTGGTCGCTTTAAATAGGCCCTGAAAggtatttcaaaaatatgtttagtttttgaaatgaatggaatggaatggaatgATATGGAATGATATGGAATGATATGGAATGATTTGGAATGATATGGAATGATGTAAAATGAAATGGAATGATATGAAACAAaatggaatggaatggaatggaatggaatggaatggaatggaatggaatggaatggaatggaatggaatggaatggaatggaatggaatggaatggaatggaatggaatggaatggaatggaatggaatggaatggaatggaatggaatggaatggaatggaatggaatggaatggaatggaattgaatggaatggaatggaatTAAATCGAATGAAAGGGTTTCATGAAAGTGGTAACAAGTTTACCGGTAAAAGAGTATGTGCAAAACGGAACGCTGCACTTGCAAAATTATTAGCAATACTTGCGTCCACTTTTGGATCATAGACATCATCATTCTTAGACTTTGGATCTGAGGTTATTCCAATTTTCGTAGCCAGATTCTTCCCCAGAAGAATCGGTAAGAATTCATTGTAAGTAATGTGTTGCATTTGAGCACCGAGAATTTTTCGAGCTTCCTGGAAAACAGTTTCATCATTCCAATGTGGATTTTTTGCCTGCAATCCACGAGCTAGATAATTATGATGTCTCGCGAATAACAGATGCATGGAAGTAAGTAGAAGATTCTCATTAGATCTATCATCACCAGATTCAAAACAATACTTCCCCACAGAATTCATCTCCTCCTGATTGCATCCATCATCTGGCTTTGTCGATAGTGGAAGAAGCTCTCTCCCGTCTTCGGTAATGTACATTCTTAGTGTTCCGTTCCTTTTTGTACGAAGAGACATTTGCCTCTGTTCACTATTCCCGTAAACTGCGGAACCATCTATGAACGCAGTAGCTTGATTAAGTTGCTGACGTGGACCGTAAATCCCAGTTGGTGCAGCGGCAGATCGAACAAAGTTCATACAAGTTGCATTGTACAAGTTAAAGTAAGGATCCCCATGTGCTAAAGGTACAGGGAAACATTCTGGATATGTACTCAATGGTACTGTACAACAGTTGATAGATTCACCATCTTCAGAAGTCGATAAGGCAGTGGCGGTTATATCGTGATCTAGAAACTGTCCGAAAACAGCTAGCATTACTGTGAAATTGGAATCTGTTGGATATGAAGCCCGGTGGACCTGAAGGGAAACTTGTCGAGCTGATGGAAGTTCTTTTTTCGAATGTGACTTCCTCGGTGCCGATATACCATCGCTGTAATCTGGAGCAACTTGACGTCGATAGGGAATGTAAGCTGCCCCATATCCTCTAGGATGTCGTATATTATTGCAAGTCCCATTTGATCGACGATATTTCTCGGTGAGATTACACCTAACAAACTCGGTAGGATCTGGTAAATGCAATGAAGGTCCATTCCCAATGTTACTTCTACCAGGTTTCTTTGTGTAGTTAAACTTCTTTGCTATCAACAATGTTGCATGGTATTCAACATAACCACGTCGAGAGAGTTTTCTTGATTCTGGAGTTGTACTGATTGAACGATAGTGTCGAAATGCTGGACTATTAACTGGTGTTATAGAAAGTGTTTCTTCGAATAGTTCTCGGTCTCCCAGGGCTTTGACAGCGAATTCTTCAGCTTCAGCTGATAAGGAAGCATTTATAACTGGGAATTTCCATTCAATTGGTTTTTCATCGGGTAGAGGTTCAGTTATATCCATGAGTAGAAGGAACAATTGGGATGTATTTAGTGGTGCTTCATCAGCGGGATTTACAAGTAAATGTACTGTCGATGTCGTGGAGTTTGTGTAAGGATCGAAACTACTGAAATTTGCTGCTATTATAAATGCTAGGATAATTATACCACTGtaataaattgaaacaaaattgtCTAATTGGGTTATTAAAAGGGTTTGATTATAACATACAGAAATACTGTCCACATGCAACATTGAAATCTTCGCATTTGACCTCGACGAGAACGTGGAGGCACTCCAGGAAAAACATAAGAGGGTCCGGCTGGTGGAACTGCAGCCATT includes the following:
- the LOC129916019 gene encoding LOW QUALITY PROTEIN: chorion peroxidase (The sequence of the model RefSeq protein was modified relative to this genomic sequence to represent the inferred CDS: inserted 1 base in 1 codon), with protein sequence MSTETTPLTAAAAMAAVPPAGPSYVFPGVPPRSRRGQMRRFQCCMWTVFLGIIILAFIIAANFSSFDPYTNSTTSTVHLLVNPADEAPLNTSQLFLLLMDITEPLPDEKPIEWKFPVINASLSAEAEEFAVKALGDRELFEETLSITPVNSPAFRHYRSISTTPESRKLSRRGYVEYHATLLIAKKFNYTKKPGRSNIGNGPSLHLPDPTEFVRCNLTEKYRRSNGTCNNIRHPRGYGAAYIPYRRQVAPDYSDGISAPRKSHSKKELPSARQVSLQVHRASYPTDSNFTVMLAVFGQFLDHDITATALSTSEDGESINCCTVPLSTYPECFPVPLAHGDPYFNLYNATCMNFVRSAAAPTGIYGPRQQLNQATAFIDGSAVYGNSEQRQMSLRTKRNGTLRMYITEDGRELLPLSTKPDDGCNQEEMNSVGKYCFESGDDRSNENLLLTSMHLLFARHHNYLARGLQAKNPHWNDETVFQEARKILGAQMQHITYNEFLPILLGKNLATKIGITSDPKSKNDDVYDPKVDASIANNFASAAFRFAHTLLPGLFKATKDNTTQGSIELHKMLFNPYSLWASRGIDKAIELSVNNPVSKVDRFFTIELTEKLFENTAEDDIPICGLDLVSLNIQRGRDHGLPSYPVFRKHCGFPAIKTWQQMEAAIEPESLKSIRDIYDSPDDVDXGALSEPPIEGSIFGPTLTCIVSDQFLRLKRGDSHWYERKQGIQAFTPSQLKEIYKTTLAGIICRNSDAIDRTRRFVMERQNTEENIFADCRELKNFNFSPWKEKIRATNMTSVPFAKSETLVRVMEVVNSTMPPNFKL